A genome region from Camelina sativa cultivar DH55 chromosome 10, Cs, whole genome shotgun sequence includes the following:
- the LOC104718323 gene encoding aspartic proteinase oryzasin-1-like isoform X1, which yields MNSLKFKRVLIASFCLFLLQSYAVEGIVRIGLTMGNTSFNKHGVGMKTSHGDIYYGEITIGTPGQRFTVVFDTGSSDLWVPSGNWQGKKPHNLYKSQKSSTYKPNGTNVTLEYGTGSLTGFLSIDSVDVGGITIADQYFTEARSSPEGDPLRNSSFDGILGLGSLQISTTETTPVWDSMMQQDKIEKKIFSIWYGRSNDAGAGGEIMFGGTNPAHYTGEHVYVTVDEVGHFFKMNNIFVGTIDTNKCSTGCHVFVDSGTTNILGPPDMIKDINRRIDAAPNCSNYEKLPDVSFTIEGRGYSVSPLDYIRKVTENVCTSRFKGYKNNFWILGMPFIRAFHTVYDYGKLPTVRIGFAKSV from the exons ATGAATagcttaaaatttaaaagagtcCTTATTGCATCTTTCtgtctcttcctcctccagTCATACGCAG TGGAAGGGATAGTCAGAATCGGTTTGACGATGGGTAATACTTCATTCAACAAACACGGAGTGGGGATGAAGACTTCTCACGGAGATATCTATTACGGAGAAATAACAATTGGTACACCGGGGCAACGTTTCACAGTCGTGTTTGATACCGGAAGCAGCGATCTTTGGGTACCATCTGGAAATTGGCAGGGCAAGAAGCCTCACAATCTTTACAAGTCGCAAAAATCAAGTACTTACAAACCAAATG GAACAAATGTAACCCTGGAGTACGGGACAGGTTCTCTCACAGGCTTTTTAAGCATTGACAGTGTCGATGTTGGTGGAATTACAATAGCTGATCAGTACTTTACAGAGGCTCGTTCTTCTCCGGAAGGTGACCCACTTCGAAACTCATCCTTTGATGGTATATTGGGACTTGGGAGTCTTCAAATTTCTACGACAGAAACTACTCCTGTCTGGGATTCGATGATGCAACAAGACaagattgaaaagaaaattttctcCATATGGTATGGGAGGTCTAATGACGCTGGAGCAGGAGGAGAGATAATGTTCGGAGGCACAAACCCAGCTCATTATACGGGAGAGCACGTTTATGTCACTGTGGACGAGGTTGGACACTTCTTCAAAATGAACAACATATTCGTCGGAACCATAGACACAAATAAATGCTCTACAGGCTGCCATGTGTTTGTTGACTCGGGCACTACAAACATTCTTGGTCCACCg GATATGATCAAGGACATTAATCGGAGAATCGATGCAGCACCAAATTGCTCAAATTATGAGAAGCTGCCTGATGTTTCCTTTACAATAGAAGGAAGGGGTTACTCAGTCAGTCCACTTGAT TATATACGTAAGGTTACAGAAAATGTCTGCACAAGTAGATTCAAGGGATACAAGAATAATTtctg GATACTTGGGATGCCTTTCATACGAGCCTTTCATACGGTGTATGACTACGGGAAACTACCAACTGTGAGAATTGGCTTTGCTAAGTCGGTTTAG
- the LOC104718324 gene encoding aspartic proteinase oryzasin-1-like, with the protein MNSLNFKRVLIASFCLFLLQSYAVEGIVRIGLTRGNTSFSKNGVVIENSYGDIYYGEITIGTPGQRFTVVFDTGSSDLWVPSGNWPGTEPHNLYDSQRSSTYKPNGKDVELKYGQGSLTGFLSIDTVDVGGITITDQYFTEGRYTPEEDPFRKYTFDGVLGLGSLQNSMTETTPVWDSMMKQEKIEKKIFSIWYGRSNDAGEGGEIVFGGTNPAHYTGEHVYVTVGEARHNFQMNNIFVGTIDTKKCSAGCDAFVDSGTTNIQGPPDMIKDINGRIDAAPNCSNYENLPDVTFTIQGRSYSVSPLDYIRKVGDRHCTSRFEGSDYDDWVLGMPFIRAFHTVFDYEKLPTVRVGFAKSV; encoded by the exons ATGAATAGcctaaattttaaaagagtcCTTATTGCATCTTTCtgtctcttcctcctccagTCGTACGCAG TGGAAGGGATAGTCAGAATCGGTTTGACGAGGGGTAATACTTCATTCAGCAAAAACGGAGTGGTGATTGAGAATTCTTATGGAGATATCTATTACGGAGAAATAACAATTGGTACACCGGGGCAACGTTTCACAGTCGTATTTGATACCGGAAGCAGCGATCTATGGGTACCATCTGGAAATTGGCCGGGAACGGAGCCTCACAATCTTTACGATTCGCAAAGATCAAGCACTTACAAACCAAACG GAAAAGATGTAGAACTCAAGTACGGGCAAGGTTCTCTCACAGGCTTTCTAAGCATTGACACTGTCGATGTTGGTGGAATTACAATAACTGATCAGTACTTCACAGAGGGTCGTTATACTCCGGAAGAGGACCCATTTCGTAAGTATACCTTTGATGGGGTATTAGGACTTGGGAGTCTTCAAAATTCTATGACAGAAACTACTCCTGTCTGGGATTCGATGATGAAACAAGAaaagattgaaaagaaaattttctcCATATGGTATGGGAGGTCTAACGACGctggagaaggaggagagataGTGTTCGGAGGCACAAACCCAGCTCATTATACGGGAGAGCACGTTTACGTCACCGTGGGCGAGGCTAGACACAATTTCCAAATGAACAACATATTCGTCGGAACCATAGACACTAAGAAATGCTCTGCAGGCTGCGATGCGTTTGTTGACTCGGGCACTACAAACATTCAAGGTCCACcg GATATGATCAAGGACATTAATGGGAGAATCGATGCAGCACCAAATTGCTCAAATTATGAGAACCTGCCTGATGTAACCTTTACAATACAAGGAAGGAGTTACTCAGTCAGTCCACTTGAT TATATACGTAAGGTGGGAGACAGACACTGCACAAGTAGATTCGAGGGCAGCGACTATGATGACTG GGTACTTGGCATGCCATTCATACGAGCCTTTCATACGGTGTTTGACTACGAGAAACTACCAACTGTGAGAGTTGGCTTTGCTAAGTCGGTTTAG
- the LOC104718323 gene encoding aspartic proteinase oryzasin-1-like isoform X2, which translates to MGNTSFNKHGVGMKTSHGDIYYGEITIGTPGQRFTVVFDTGSSDLWVPSGNWQGKKPHNLYKSQKSSTYKPNGTNVTLEYGTGSLTGFLSIDSVDVGGITIADQYFTEARSSPEGDPLRNSSFDGILGLGSLQISTTETTPVWDSMMQQDKIEKKIFSIWYGRSNDAGAGGEIMFGGTNPAHYTGEHVYVTVDEVGHFFKMNNIFVGTIDTNKCSTGCHVFVDSGTTNILGPPDMIKDINRRIDAAPNCSNYEKLPDVSFTIEGRGYSVSPLDYIRKVTENVCTSRFKGYKNNFWILGMPFIRAFHTVYDYGKLPTVRIGFAKSV; encoded by the exons ATGGGTAATACTTCATTCAACAAACACGGAGTGGGGATGAAGACTTCTCACGGAGATATCTATTACGGAGAAATAACAATTGGTACACCGGGGCAACGTTTCACAGTCGTGTTTGATACCGGAAGCAGCGATCTTTGGGTACCATCTGGAAATTGGCAGGGCAAGAAGCCTCACAATCTTTACAAGTCGCAAAAATCAAGTACTTACAAACCAAATG GAACAAATGTAACCCTGGAGTACGGGACAGGTTCTCTCACAGGCTTTTTAAGCATTGACAGTGTCGATGTTGGTGGAATTACAATAGCTGATCAGTACTTTACAGAGGCTCGTTCTTCTCCGGAAGGTGACCCACTTCGAAACTCATCCTTTGATGGTATATTGGGACTTGGGAGTCTTCAAATTTCTACGACAGAAACTACTCCTGTCTGGGATTCGATGATGCAACAAGACaagattgaaaagaaaattttctcCATATGGTATGGGAGGTCTAATGACGCTGGAGCAGGAGGAGAGATAATGTTCGGAGGCACAAACCCAGCTCATTATACGGGAGAGCACGTTTATGTCACTGTGGACGAGGTTGGACACTTCTTCAAAATGAACAACATATTCGTCGGAACCATAGACACAAATAAATGCTCTACAGGCTGCCATGTGTTTGTTGACTCGGGCACTACAAACATTCTTGGTCCACCg GATATGATCAAGGACATTAATCGGAGAATCGATGCAGCACCAAATTGCTCAAATTATGAGAAGCTGCCTGATGTTTCCTTTACAATAGAAGGAAGGGGTTACTCAGTCAGTCCACTTGAT TATATACGTAAGGTTACAGAAAATGTCTGCACAAGTAGATTCAAGGGATACAAGAATAATTtctg GATACTTGGGATGCCTTTCATACGAGCCTTTCATACGGTGTATGACTACGGGAAACTACCAACTGTGAGAATTGGCTTTGCTAAGTCGGTTTAG